The following nucleotide sequence is from Devosia salina.
CGCACCGCACCGGGCGGCCGCCATGGCCATGGCCCGCGCCGCCATCGATGCCTATGACTGGCCCCGTGCGCGAGAGGCACTTGCGCCCTTTGCCGGCCCCGAAGCCACCCAGGGCGTCGCTACCCTTATGGCCGAGATCGAGGAAGGCCAGACCGGCGACCAGGGCAAGGCGCGCGAATGGCTGGCCCGTGCGGTGCGCGCGCCGCGCGATCCCGCCTGGACCGCCGACGGCATTGTCAGCGACGAATGGGAACCGGTTTCCCCGGTGACTGGACGGCTCGACGCCTTTGAATGGAAGGTGCCGGTGGCCAGCAATGCCCGGCCTGCGCCCCTGGCGGCGAGCGCCGCGCAGGCTGTGCCAGGCCTGCCGCCGGCCGAACCGCCCTTGCCCCTTGCATCGACCGAAAACGCCCAGTAAAAGACCCGCCATCCGAGCGGGCCAAGGCCCCTGTCGGCGCCGCAGTAGCTCAGTTGGTAGAGCACGTCATTCGTAATGATGGGGTCGGGGGTTCGAGTCCCTTCTGCGGCACCACTTCCTCTACACAGATCCCGAGATCCGTTCGAGCCGCTGGGCCAGGCGCGCCGTTGGCCGTATGGCCGGAATGGCCTGGCGACCGGGGGCAAAGAACTGCGCACGTTCTTCCGGCGTCGAATCGAAGAACGGGTAGCGGGATATCACCCGTGGATACATGACCGGGATATAGGAGGCGTAGAGGCAGACCGGAAAGGAGAGCTCGCCCCAATATCCGATCCCCGCCAATTGCGTTGAGCCGAAGACGCGCCGATAGAAGGCGGCATGTTCGGGGCGCACCGAGGAAATGCAGTAGGTCGCCTTGAAGTGCTCACAGGCCATGACCGCGGCCCGCAGGGTGAGATAGGGCAAGGCCGGATAGGCCAGCGAGGCCTCGTGATCGGCCGTGAAGCGGCTGGGATCGATATAGCTGCCGCCCTTTGCCAGAATGTCGCCCAGCACATCGGGCCAGATCGCCGCGCTCGGCGAGGTCGGGTTCTCCGGCGTCGCAATATGCAGCCGCACGGAACTCACCAGCGTGTCGTCGATATAGACGCCAAAGCAGTAGCAATTGTCCGCCTCGTCATAGGCGTCGCGGGTGATGCCCTGGGAATTGATCGGGATGAAGTCTTCGCGCCGATAGGCCTCGTAACGCAGCCTGTAGACGGGATCGAACTGGTCCTCGACGGACACGCGCCGAAAATGCACGCGGTCCAGAAGGTCGATCAGACTGGTGGCAAATCGCGAGGGGGTCCCCGCCGCCGTATCCATTGCCGCACTCATATACAGATACCCATTACCCCGGTGGCTGGAGGCAGCTTAACCTTTTGTTAGGGATATCCGCATACGGAAAAATCACGATGGAACGGCCACTTAGGCGTTATTCTTCGTGAAAATTCATGGTTATCAAAGCGTTAACGCAGGTTAACCATGTTTGCGTTTTGTCGAGGCCAGGGACGCC
It contains:
- a CDS encoding N-acyl amino acid synthase FeeM domain-containing protein, producing the protein MSAAMDTAAGTPSRFATSLIDLLDRVHFRRVSVEDQFDPVYRLRYEAYRREDFIPINSQGITRDAYDEADNCYCFGVYIDDTLVSSVRLHIATPENPTSPSAAIWPDVLGDILAKGGSYIDPSRFTADHEASLAYPALPYLTLRAAVMACEHFKATYCISSVRPEHAAFYRRVFGSTQLAGIGYWGELSFPVCLYASYIPVMYPRVISRYPFFDSTPEERAQFFAPGRQAIPAIRPTARLAQRLERISGSV